The following coding sequences are from one Danaus plexippus chromosome 13 unlocalized genomic scaffold, MEX_DaPlex mxdp_15, whole genome shotgun sequence window:
- the LOC116770402 gene encoding phosphopantothenoylcysteine decarboxylase, which produces MEKKLLNIIIGVTGSVATIKLPLIIENLLNITNVENGYKFEIQVICTERSKHFFKITDIPECCSLFDDDVEWSSWNHRGDPVLHIELGKWADMLVIAPLDANTLAKISQGICDNLLTCTVRAWDVSKPLLFCPAMNTRMYQHPITAKQIETLTGWGYKEIPSIEKKLMCGDTGIGAMADVDTIVQRIHSTAQDHVNNKKA; this is translated from the exons ATGGAGAAGAAATTACTTAACATCATCATTGGTGTAACCGGTAGTGTAGCTACAATAAAGTTACCTTTGATAATTGAAAACCTACTCAACATTACCAATGTTGAAAATGGATATAAATTTGAG ATACAGGTAATATGTACAGAGagatcaaaacattttttcaaaataactgaTATCCCAGAGTGTTGCTCGCTGTTTGACGACGATGTCGAATGGAGCTCCTGGAATCATAGAGGGGATCCAGTGCTTCATATTGAACTCGGAAAATGGGCTGATATGTTAGTAATAGCTCCTCTAGATGCTAATACTTTAGCAAAAATATCACAG GGCATCTGTGACAATTTGTTGACATGTACAGTAAGAGCTTGGGATGTGTCTAAACCGTTGCTGTTTTGCCCTGCTATGAACACTCGGATGTATCAGCATCCGATAACAGCCAAACAAATTGAGACATTAACAGGTTGGGGTTATAAAGAGATACCATCAATTGAAAAGAAACTTATGTGTGGGGATACTGGTATTGGCGCTATGGCTGATGTGGATACTATAGTGCAGAGGATACACAGTACAGCTCAAGatcatgttaataataaaaaggccTGA